One stretch of Streptomyces sp. MMBL 11-1 DNA includes these proteins:
- a CDS encoding penicillin-binding transpeptidase domain-containing protein, protein MIRYIRRAAALCLLLLVALLVNAARIQVFEADELDGNPANRRNTIARYDQPRGNILVGDRPVTGSKETGERLSFERTYLHGPLYAPVTGYASQTYGTTLIENAEDSVLSGTDSLLAPLPFWNEFTRGRQPGGDVVTTIRASMQRAAYDGLSGRRGAVAALDPSTGAILALVSTPSYDPERLSGTGSAVTDAWARLNAAESLPMLNRAIRQTYPPGSTFKIVTAAAALDARAVTDADAPTDTPSPYVLPGTSTTLPDEASGCDQASLAEAIRVSCNTVMAHLGVEVGLEGMVEAAEKFGFNDTGLRIPSGVARSNFDTDMSDDQLALSSIGQFNTTATPLQMAMVASAVANGGDLRRPHLVDRVTTNDGDTVRQERSAPSQRPMSPSTAVRLQRMMVDVVENGTGSNAAIDGVKVGGKTGTAQHGVDNSGLPYAWFISWAQDPGSGRPAVAVAVVVEDAAADRGDISGGGSAAPIARAVMEAALEE, encoded by the coding sequence GTGATCCGCTACATCCGGCGCGCCGCCGCCCTCTGTCTGCTGCTGCTGGTGGCGCTGCTCGTCAACGCGGCCCGGATCCAGGTCTTCGAGGCCGACGAGCTGGACGGCAACCCGGCCAACCGCCGGAACACCATCGCCCGTTACGACCAGCCGCGCGGCAACATCCTGGTCGGCGACCGGCCCGTGACCGGCAGCAAGGAGACCGGTGAGCGGCTCAGCTTCGAGCGCACCTATCTGCACGGCCCGCTGTACGCGCCGGTGACCGGATACGCCTCGCAGACGTACGGCACCACGCTCATCGAGAACGCCGAGGACTCCGTCCTGTCCGGTACGGACTCCCTGCTGGCGCCGCTGCCCTTCTGGAACGAGTTCACGCGGGGCCGGCAGCCGGGCGGCGATGTCGTCACCACCATCAGGGCGTCGATGCAGCGGGCCGCGTACGACGGGCTGAGCGGGCGGCGGGGCGCGGTCGCGGCGCTGGATCCGTCGACGGGCGCGATCCTGGCGCTGGTCTCGACCCCGTCGTACGACCCCGAGCGGCTGTCCGGGACCGGTTCCGCGGTGACCGACGCGTGGGCCCGGCTGAACGCGGCCGAGAGTCTGCCGATGCTCAACCGGGCCATCCGGCAGACCTATCCGCCGGGCTCCACCTTCAAGATCGTGACGGCGGCGGCGGCCCTGGACGCCCGGGCGGTGACGGACGCCGACGCGCCCACGGACACCCCGTCGCCGTACGTCCTGCCCGGTACGAGCACGACCCTGCCGGACGAGGCGAGCGGCTGCGACCAGGCGTCCCTGGCGGAGGCGATCCGGGTCTCCTGCAACACCGTGATGGCCCATCTCGGGGTGGAGGTCGGGCTGGAGGGGATGGTGGAGGCGGCGGAGAAGTTCGGCTTCAACGACACCGGACTGCGCATCCCGTCCGGGGTGGCGAGGAGCAACTTCGACACGGACATGAGCGACGACCAGCTCGCGCTCTCGTCGATCGGGCAGTTCAACACGACGGCGACCCCGCTCCAGATGGCGATGGTCGCCTCGGCGGTGGCCAACGGCGGGGATCTGCGCCGCCCCCATCTGGTGGACCGGGTGACCACGAACGACGGGGACACCGTCCGGCAGGAGAGGTCCGCCCCGTCACAGCGGCCGATGAGCCCGTCGACGGCCGTGCGGCTCCAGCGGATGATGGTCGACGTGGTGGAGAACGGCACCGGGTCGAACGCGGCGATCGACGGGGTGAAGGTCGGCGGCAAGACCGGTACCGCCCAGCACGGAGTCGACAACTCCGGGCTGCCGTACGCCTGGTTCATCTCCTGGGCCCAGGACCCCGGCTCCGGCCGCCCGGCCGTCGCGGTGGCGGTGGTCGTGGAGGACGCCGCCGCGGACCGGGGCGACATCAGCGGGGGCGGCAGCGCGGCCCCGATCGCCCGGGCCGTGATGGAGGCGGCGTTGGAGGAGTAG
- a CDS encoding FtsW/RodA/SpoVE family cell cycle protein codes for MTATTADAPPPELRLPKRRGVELTLLVGGVLISVLGYAAVGLAHDGAVPPDVAGYGAGLGTLALLAHVAVRFRAPYADPLLLPIAVLLNGLGLVLIYRLDLETPRDQAAPTQLVWSTLGVALFAAVVVLLRDHRVLQRYAYLSVASALVLMTVPIFFPAVNGAKIWIRVGGLSFQPGEFAKILLAVFFAAYLAANRNALAYTGRTVWRLQLPAGRVLGPIVAIWLLSVGVLVLERDLGTSLLFFGLFVIMLYVATGRTGWIAVGLLLAAVGAFVVGSFEPHVHSRVQDWLDPFASIDAGQGPSQLAQSLFAFAAGGMLGTGLGAGHSILIGFAAKSDFILATAGEELGLSGLTAVFLLYALLVARGYRAGLALRDPFGRLLSIGLASILALQVFVIAGGVMGLIPLTGMAMPFLAQGGSSVVTNWIIVALLIRVSDVSRRPHSGQAETGVIAAATEEDR; via the coding sequence ATGACCGCAACGACGGCGGACGCTCCCCCGCCCGAGCTACGCCTGCCCAAGCGTCGCGGGGTGGAGCTCACCCTCCTCGTCGGGGGCGTCCTGATCTCCGTCCTCGGCTACGCGGCGGTCGGCCTCGCCCACGACGGCGCCGTGCCCCCCGACGTCGCCGGGTACGGCGCCGGGCTCGGCACGCTCGCGCTGCTCGCCCATGTCGCGGTCCGCTTCCGGGCCCCGTACGCCGATCCGCTGCTGCTGCCGATCGCCGTCCTGCTCAACGGGCTCGGCCTGGTGCTGATCTACCGGCTCGACCTGGAGACCCCGAGGGACCAGGCCGCGCCCACCCAGCTCGTCTGGTCCACCCTGGGCGTCGCCCTGTTCGCGGCCGTGGTGGTGCTGCTGCGCGACCACCGGGTGCTCCAGCGGTACGCGTATCTGTCGGTGGCCTCGGCGCTCGTCCTCATGACCGTGCCGATCTTCTTCCCGGCGGTGAACGGCGCGAAGATCTGGATCCGGGTCGGCGGACTCTCCTTCCAGCCGGGCGAGTTCGCCAAGATCCTGCTCGCGGTGTTCTTCGCCGCCTATCTGGCCGCCAACCGCAACGCGCTCGCGTACACCGGCCGCACGGTGTGGAGGCTGCAGCTGCCCGCCGGCCGGGTGCTCGGGCCGATCGTGGCGATCTGGCTGCTGAGCGTCGGGGTGCTGGTGCTGGAGCGCGATCTGGGCACCTCGCTGCTGTTCTTCGGGCTCTTCGTCATCATGCTGTACGTGGCGACCGGCCGGACCGGCTGGATCGCGGTCGGGTTGCTCCTGGCCGCCGTCGGCGCCTTCGTCGTCGGCTCCTTCGAACCGCACGTCCACAGCCGGGTGCAGGACTGGCTGGACCCGTTCGCGTCGATCGACGCGGGGCAGGGGCCGAGTCAGCTCGCCCAGTCGCTGTTCGCCTTCGCGGCGGGCGGGATGCTCGGGACCGGGCTCGGCGCGGGCCATTCCATCCTGATCGGTTTCGCCGCGAAGTCGGACTTCATCCTGGCGACCGCGGGCGAGGAGCTGGGGCTGAGCGGGCTGACCGCGGTCTTCCTGCTTTACGCGCTGCTCGTGGCGCGCGGTTACCGGGCCGGGCTCGCCCTGCGCGACCCGTTCGGCCGGCTGCTCTCCATCGGCCTGGCGTCGATCCTGGCGCTCCAGGTGTTCGTGATCGCGGGCGGGGTGATGGGGCTGATCCCGCTGACCGGGATGGCGATGCCGTTCCTCGCGCAGGGTGGTTCCTCCGTCGTCACCAACTGGATCATCGTGGCGCTGCTGATCCGGGTCAGCGACGTCTCGCGCAGACCCCACTCCGGTCAGGCCGAGACCGGCGTCATCGCGGCGGCCACGGAGGAGGACCGGTGA
- a CDS encoding SH3 domain-containing protein — MSPLSRPSRLRRLGLCVATGTLAALTAAAPAALAADPQPVGQRAEAAAPDPTSDELSASALQREHEARQNEARQEGQARPQAPKRTYKGRVIAKPYLLLRDKPTRSSRIVGSVEYGKTVNIFCKTTGDNVDGNNRWYLLTDGTWAWGSARYIENIGAAPKWC; from the coding sequence ATGTCCCCCCTGTCCCGCCCCTCGCGGCTCCGCCGGCTCGGCCTCTGCGTCGCCACCGGCACGCTCGCGGCGCTCACCGCCGCCGCTCCCGCCGCACTGGCGGCCGACCCCCAGCCCGTCGGACAGCGCGCGGAGGCAGCCGCTCCGGACCCGACGTCCGACGAGCTCTCCGCCTCGGCCCTGCAGCGCGAGCACGAGGCGCGGCAGAACGAGGCCCGCCAGGAGGGCCAGGCGCGCCCCCAGGCGCCGAAGCGGACCTACAAGGGACGTGTCATCGCCAAGCCGTACCTGCTGCTCCGTGACAAGCCGACCCGCAGTAGCCGCATCGTCGGCTCGGTCGAGTACGGAAAGACCGTCAACATCTTCTGCAAGACCACGGGCGACAACGTCGACGGCAACAACCGCTGGTACCTGCTGACCGATGGCACCTGGGCCTGGGGTTCGGCCCGCTACATCGAGAACATCGGCGCCGCGCCGAAGTGGTGCTGA
- a CDS encoding sensor histidine kinase, whose translation MRRRRFRSLSWTASLTWKSAVFLTVMCCTLAALLGFLVHTAFTRQTVEQAREKTLSRLEVVTDAYEAGEPLPPRSGIDPPGLPASLRALASGGERGTVVADGPKRPGARSGPAMWAAGPADGRALATWTDYSHSARAIGGLDRAIVGSSLLAIAATLLVGLFAVGRVTRRLHQSARVARRISAGDLDARVHDPRTARPVRAQDEVAIVAGALDTMASTLQRKLQTEQRFTADVAHELRTPLTGLSAAAELLPPGRPAELVRDRVRAMRALTEDLLEISRLDARTEQVDLAVHELAPLAERVVRASGTDTEVRVTGTARVETDRRRLERVIGNLVANAHRHGRPPVVLSVDGTVVSVRDHGPGFPAYLLDGGPQRFRTDGAGKGHGLGLTIALGQAEVIGARLDFGNPPDGGALVRMTLPEYVHLDDGDSGGNPGDDGRRGGTDDPDGPTRSASHAT comes from the coding sequence ATGAGGCGGCGCCGGTTCCGCTCGCTCTCCTGGACCGCGAGCCTCACCTGGAAGTCCGCGGTCTTCCTGACCGTCATGTGCTGCACCCTGGCCGCCCTCCTCGGCTTCCTGGTGCACACCGCGTTCACCCGGCAGACGGTCGAACAGGCCCGGGAGAAGACGCTGAGCCGGCTGGAGGTGGTCACCGACGCGTACGAGGCCGGGGAGCCGCTGCCCCCGAGGTCCGGCATCGACCCGCCGGGCCTGCCCGCCTCGCTGCGCGCCCTGGCCTCGGGCGGTGAGCGGGGCACCGTGGTCGCGGACGGACCGAAGCGGCCGGGCGCGCGGAGCGGACCCGCCATGTGGGCGGCGGGCCCGGCGGACGGGCGGGCGCTGGCGACCTGGACGGACTACAGCCACAGCGCCCGCGCCATCGGCGGCCTGGACCGGGCGATCGTCGGCTCCTCGCTGCTGGCCATCGCCGCCACCCTGCTCGTCGGCCTGTTCGCCGTCGGCCGGGTGACCCGCAGGCTCCACCAGAGCGCCCGGGTGGCCCGCCGGATCAGCGCGGGCGATCTCGATGCCCGGGTGCACGACCCCCGGACCGCGCGCCCGGTCCGCGCCCAGGACGAGGTGGCGATCGTGGCGGGCGCGCTCGACACCATGGCCTCGACCCTCCAGCGCAAGCTCCAGACCGAGCAGCGGTTCACCGCCGACGTGGCGCACGAGCTGCGCACCCCGCTGACCGGTCTGTCGGCCGCCGCCGAACTGCTGCCGCCGGGCCGCCCGGCGGAGCTGGTGCGCGACCGGGTACGGGCGATGCGGGCGCTGACGGAGGACCTGCTGGAGATCTCCCGGCTCGACGCCCGTACCGAGCAGGTCGACCTCGCCGTCCACGAGCTCGCGCCGCTGGCGGAGCGGGTCGTCCGGGCCTCGGGCACCGACACCGAGGTGCGCGTGACGGGCACGGCCCGGGTGGAGACCGACCGGCGGCGCCTGGAGCGGGTGATCGGCAATCTGGTGGCCAACGCCCATCGGCACGGGCGCCCCCCGGTGGTGCTGAGCGTGGACGGCACGGTGGTCTCCGTACGGGACCACGGCCCGGGGTTCCCGGCGTATCTGCTGGACGGCGGGCCGCAGCGGTTCCGCACGGACGGTGCGGGCAAGGGGCACGGTCTGGGGCTGACCATCGCCCTGGGCCAGGCTGAGGTCATCGGCGCGCGGCTGGACTTCGGCAATCCGCCGGACGGCGGGGCGCTCGTCCGGATGACCCTGCCGGAGTACGTGCACCTGGACGACGGTGATTCCGGCGGGAACCCCGGTGATGACGGGCGCCGGGGCGGAACGGACGACCCGGACGGCCCAACCCGGAGCGCCTCTCACGCAACGTGA
- a CDS encoding zinc-ribbon domain-containing protein, with translation MIIFGTKGYLHQLAILTMVCGWCGNPAAHTLRKRVTKFTLFFVPLFPFSTKYATQCTFCGGERQIPQEEADRLLAQAAAGQDGNVHGQAPQQPGFTPPGQNPYQR, from the coding sequence ATGATCATTTTCGGCACCAAGGGCTACCTCCACCAGCTGGCCATCCTGACGATGGTGTGCGGCTGGTGCGGCAATCCGGCGGCGCACACCCTGCGCAAGCGGGTCACGAAGTTCACGTTGTTCTTCGTGCCGCTGTTCCCGTTCTCGACCAAGTACGCCACGCAGTGCACGTTCTGCGGCGGGGAGCGGCAGATACCCCAGGAGGAGGCCGACCGGCTGCTCGCCCAGGCCGCGGCCGGTCAGGACGGCAACGTCCACGGCCAGGCCCCGCAGCAGCCCGGTTTCACGCCTCCGGGGCAGAACCCGTACCAGCGCTGA
- a CDS encoding HEAT repeat domain-containing protein, whose amino-acid sequence MFSGIDEVDWASMEHAYGPADDVPELLRGLASDDPAEREAALDGMYGAVHHQGDVYACTLACIPFLFELAVDPGVQDRGSVVELLTSIGGFDLDEDDEAEIDEDEIEGAANYAMAAAAVTAGAGVFFELIADEDPGVRLAAPLALATLHRHPVRVLTLLRERLPVEPDEEVRLALVEAAGRVALRHRPLAGRVAEWLGRLASPAHSPGLRLAALAQLARCAPDGLPGDVVPVVAGLLREMRSPPEEPAPEKDEPDPEREPDAEPVDPDADPVDPEPVAAEACRGEQVAAPTLVGQLRPLSAQENAGRGAPWAADLLRTLHVGLDDRVGDRTALLADQLRSPDRRQRIDAVRMSGGLIRAWRGPYEELVALVGEQLSDPEPRLAEAASHVLEELFGLAAPAADALAARVADRPGDWVKAWASGPPGLGSTVKALARLGDARAVPALAAALELPRVAHDVGFAVGHLGAAARPLAGALRRRLGEVELDEAAYDRASPLLAGLTGLRAGEATPEVLRVLRGAPEYRGEWLRTAALRALGSFGPAAREAVPELRALIRRPGTASATEAAEALWAVSGDTGAVLPVLIEGLQSHQVHDRRAAVVALGALGPRAAVAAPRLRGLLAHEELWLRVDAAIALWEVTGRSSETTEALLADWERSRHVRVRVAECVARMGPVPEGSAAAHVLRSELASVRRHNAMDGGYGSHDIHEDEKLLALCRRALRGTGKGSTA is encoded by the coding sequence GTGTTCTCGGGGATCGACGAGGTCGACTGGGCCTCGATGGAGCATGCCTACGGGCCTGCCGACGATGTGCCGGAGCTCCTGCGCGGGCTCGCCTCCGACGATCCGGCGGAGCGGGAGGCGGCGCTCGACGGCATGTACGGCGCGGTGCACCACCAGGGCGATGTGTACGCGTGCACGCTCGCGTGCATCCCGTTCCTGTTCGAGCTGGCCGTGGACCCGGGGGTGCAGGACCGCGGCAGCGTGGTCGAACTGCTCACCAGCATCGGCGGCTTCGACCTCGACGAGGACGACGAGGCGGAGATCGACGAGGACGAGATCGAGGGCGCCGCGAACTACGCGATGGCGGCGGCGGCGGTCACCGCGGGCGCGGGGGTGTTCTTCGAGCTGATCGCCGACGAGGACCCCGGGGTGCGGCTCGCGGCCCCGCTCGCGCTCGCCACGCTGCACCGGCACCCCGTGCGGGTGCTCACACTGCTGCGGGAGCGGCTGCCGGTGGAGCCCGACGAGGAGGTGCGGCTCGCGCTCGTGGAGGCCGCCGGGCGGGTCGCGCTGCGGCACCGGCCGCTGGCGGGGCGGGTCGCGGAGTGGCTGGGCCGGCTGGCGTCCCCGGCGCACTCCCCGGGGCTGCGGCTCGCGGCCCTGGCCCAGCTGGCGCGCTGTGCGCCCGACGGGCTGCCCGGTGATGTGGTGCCGGTGGTCGCGGGGCTGCTGCGCGAGATGCGTTCCCCGCCGGAGGAGCCCGCCCCGGAGAAGGACGAGCCGGACCCCGAGCGGGAACCGGACGCGGAGCCGGTGGACCCCGACGCGGATCCGGTGGACCCGGAGCCGGTGGCCGCGGAGGCCTGTCGGGGCGAGCAGGTCGCGGCGCCGACGCTCGTGGGGCAGCTGCGGCCGCTCTCCGCGCAGGAGAACGCGGGGCGCGGCGCTCCCTGGGCCGCGGACCTGCTGCGCACCCTGCACGTCGGCCTCGACGACCGGGTGGGCGACCGCACGGCGCTCCTCGCCGACCAGTTGCGCAGCCCCGACCGCCGCCAGCGCATCGACGCCGTGCGGATGAGCGGCGGGCTGATACGGGCCTGGCGCGGCCCCTACGAGGAGTTGGTGGCGCTCGTCGGCGAGCAGCTGTCCGACCCCGAGCCCCGGCTCGCCGAGGCCGCGTCCCATGTGCTGGAGGAGCTGTTCGGTCTCGCCGCGCCCGCCGCCGACGCCCTGGCCGCCCGGGTGGCCGACCGTCCCGGGGACTGGGTGAAGGCCTGGGCCAGCGGTCCGCCCGGACTCGGTTCCACCGTGAAGGCCCTGGCGCGCCTCGGCGACGCCCGGGCGGTGCCCGCGCTGGCGGCGGCGCTGGAGCTGCCGCGGGTGGCGCACGACGTGGGGTTCGCGGTGGGCCACCTGGGGGCGGCGGCCCGGCCGCTCGCCGGGGCGCTGCGGCGCAGGCTCGGGGAGGTGGAGCTGGACGAGGCGGCCTACGACCGGGCGAGCCCGCTGCTGGCCGGGCTGACCGGGCTGCGGGCGGGCGAGGCGACGCCGGAGGTGCTGCGGGTGCTGCGCGGGGCGCCGGAGTACCGGGGCGAGTGGCTGCGTACGGCGGCGCTGCGGGCGCTGGGTTCGTTCGGGCCCGCGGCCCGGGAGGCCGTCCCGGAGCTGCGGGCGCTGATCCGCCGTCCGGGGACGGCCTCCGCGACCGAGGCGGCCGAGGCGCTGTGGGCGGTCTCCGGGGACACCGGGGCGGTGCTGCCGGTGCTGATCGAGGGCCTCCAGTCGCACCAGGTGCACGACCGGCGGGCGGCGGTGGTGGCGCTGGGGGCGCTCGGGCCGCGCGCCGCGGTGGCCGCGCCCCGGCTGCGCGGGCTGCTCGCGCACGAGGAGCTGTGGCTGCGGGTCGACGCGGCGATCGCGCTGTGGGAGGTGACCGGCCGGTCGTCCGAGACCACCGAGGCCCTGCTCGCCGACTGGGAGCGGAGCCGTCATGTGCGGGTCCGGGTGGCAGAATGCGTGGCACGGATGGGGCCGGTCCCGGAGGGGTCGGCCGCAGCACACGTCCTGCGGAGCGAACTCGCCTCCGTACGCCGTCACAACGCGATGGACGGCGGGTACGGCAGTCACGACATCCATGAGGACGAGAAGCTCCTGGCGCTGTGCCGACGGGCACTCCGGGGGACGGGGAAAGGAAGCACGGCATGA
- the ligD gene encoding non-homologous end-joining DNA ligase codes for MTPITEVEGRRVSLSNLDKVLYPATGTTKGEVLHYYAATAGSVILPHLRDRPVSFLRYPDGPDGQVFFTKNPPPGTPAWVETTSVPRSEDPGARQVVVRDLASLMWAANLVVEFHTPQWRADAPEIADRMVFDLDPGSPATVVECCAVALWLRERLAADGLAAYAKTSGSKGMHLLVPLEPVPSGEASAYAKRLAVEAEAELPGLALHRMKRSLRPGKVFVDFSQNAAAKTTATPYTLRARSEPTVSAPVTWEEIAGCEEAGALVFRAEDMAARLDRHGDLLAPLNDPGQARPLPA; via the coding sequence ATGACGCCGATCACCGAGGTGGAGGGGCGACGGGTTTCGCTCAGCAATCTCGACAAAGTCCTGTATCCGGCCACCGGGACGACCAAGGGCGAGGTGCTGCACTACTACGCGGCCACCGCGGGCAGCGTGATCCTGCCCCATCTGCGCGATCGCCCCGTGTCCTTCCTGCGCTACCCGGACGGGCCGGACGGCCAGGTCTTCTTCACCAAGAATCCGCCGCCCGGTACGCCCGCCTGGGTGGAGACCACCTCCGTTCCGCGCAGCGAGGACCCCGGTGCCCGGCAGGTGGTCGTGCGGGACCTGGCCTCCCTGATGTGGGCGGCCAACCTGGTGGTGGAGTTCCACACCCCGCAGTGGCGCGCGGACGCGCCGGAGATCGCCGACCGCATGGTCTTCGACCTGGACCCCGGCTCCCCCGCGACCGTCGTGGAGTGCTGCGCGGTGGCGCTCTGGCTGCGGGAGCGCCTCGCGGCCGACGGTCTCGCCGCGTACGCGAAGACGTCCGGGTCCAAGGGGATGCACCTGCTGGTCCCGCTGGAGCCCGTCCCGTCCGGCGAGGCGTCCGCGTACGCGAAGCGGCTCGCCGTGGAGGCGGAGGCGGAGCTTCCGGGGCTGGCCCTGCACCGGATGAAGCGCTCCCTGCGGCCGGGGAAGGTCTTCGTCGACTTCAGCCAGAACGCCGCGGCGAAGACGACCGCCACGCCCTACACCCTGCGCGCCCGGTCCGAGCCCACCGTGTCGGCCCCGGTCACCTGGGAGGAGATCGCGGGGTGCGAGGAGGCCGGCGCCCTGGTGTTCCGTGCCGAGGACATGGCCGCCCGGCTGGACCGGCACGGCGACCTGCTCGCCCCGCTGAACGACCCGGGGCAAGCGCGTCCGCTGCCCGCCTGA
- the ku gene encoding non-homologous end joining protein Ku, whose translation MRSIWNGAISFGLVSIPIKLVNATENHAISFRQIHLADGGRIRYRKVCELDEEEVSGGEIGKAYEDADGTMIPITDEDLAQLPLPTAKTIEIVAFVPADRIDPLQMEAAYYLSANGVPAAKPYTLLREALKRSNKVAVAKYALRGRERLGMLRVVDDVIAMHGLLWPDEIRAPEEAAPDGDVTVRDAELDLADALMDTLGEVDMDSLHDDYREAVEELVAAKAAGESVLPAEPEDTGGGKVIDLIAALEKSVRAAKGSGDDEGDGDMADVHPIEKASSSKTSGKTARTTGTAKKSTAKKKTTAKKATAKKATAKKATAKKTAAKKTTSSRKRTSA comes from the coding sequence GTGAGGTCCATATGGAACGGCGCGATCTCCTTCGGGCTGGTCAGCATCCCGATCAAGCTGGTCAACGCCACCGAGAACCACGCGATCAGCTTCCGGCAGATCCACCTCGCCGACGGTGGCCGGATCCGGTACCGCAAGGTCTGTGAACTGGACGAGGAGGAGGTCTCCGGCGGCGAGATCGGCAAGGCCTACGAGGACGCCGACGGCACGATGATCCCGATCACCGACGAGGACCTCGCCCAGCTCCCGCTGCCCACGGCGAAGACCATCGAGATCGTCGCCTTCGTGCCCGCCGACCGGATCGACCCGCTCCAGATGGAGGCGGCGTACTACCTCTCCGCCAACGGGGTCCCGGCCGCCAAGCCGTACACCCTGCTCCGTGAGGCCCTCAAGCGCAGCAACAAGGTCGCCGTCGCCAAGTACGCCCTGCGCGGCCGTGAACGGCTCGGCATGCTCCGCGTCGTGGACGACGTGATCGCCATGCACGGACTCCTGTGGCCCGACGAGATCCGTGCGCCGGAGGAGGCCGCGCCGGACGGTGACGTCACGGTCCGGGACGCCGAACTCGACCTGGCGGACGCTCTGATGGACACCCTCGGCGAGGTGGACATGGACAGCCTCCACGACGACTACCGGGAGGCGGTGGAGGAACTCGTCGCCGCGAAGGCCGCCGGCGAGAGCGTGCTCCCGGCGGAACCCGAGGACACCGGCGGCGGCAAGGTCATCGACCTGATCGCGGCCCTGGAGAAGAGTGTCCGGGCGGCCAAGGGCTCCGGGGACGACGAGGGCGACGGCGACATGGCCGACGTCCACCCCATCGAGAAGGCGTCGTCGTCGAAGACGTCCGGGAAGACCGCGCGGACCACCGGAACCGCGAAGAAGAGCACGGCGAAGAAGAAGACCACCGCGAAGAAGGCCACGGCTAAGAAGGCCACGGCTAAGAAGGCCACGGCGAAGAAGACCGCGGCGAAGAAGACGACATCATCCCGCAAACGCACCTCGGCCTGA